From the genome of Pseudomonadota bacterium:
GAATTTCAAAATTGCCGAAGTGGTGGAACTGGTAGACACGCTATCTTGAGGGGGTAGTGAGCCACGCTCGTGCCGGTTCGAGTCCGGCCTTCGGCACCATGTATAATATCAAGGGGTTAGCTCATATTGGGTTGACCCCTTGTTTACTTTGAAGTGCCCTCTGCTACCATTTTGCTACCAGTCTCTGAAAAAATGGAGTTTTCTAACCTCGAAGCAGCTTTTGGATTAGATGGTTTTAGCAAATGAGCATATACATCTAGAGTAACAGATGGAGAGGAATGACCAAGCTGGCTCTGGATGTATTTAATGTTCTCACCTTGGTCTAGCAAAAGACTTGCATATGTATGGCGCATATCGTGAAACCTGATACGTCCAACTCCAGCATTCTTTAAAGCCGGGAAGAAGTGTCGCCGGAGCATACTGCTATCATGTATAGGGTTCCCTGCGTTATTAGGAAATACTAAGTTCAATTCATTTGGTAAGCATGCCAACTTCCACTTTTTAAGTTCTGTTATCATTGTCGGCCCCAAATCAACTCTCCTGCCAGAGGATTTCGTTTTTGGTTTATACCAAGCATTATTGTTGAAAGTTCGATGAAAGTGTACCTGATTGGTCTCCCAATCAATATCTGACCACTTCAGGCCAAGGAGTTCTCCTTGTCTTCCACATGCAGTTTTGATTTACTCTGTTAATCACATCATTATTGGGTCATATCCCCTAACCACATTTGACTATATCCCCAAGTTCTCGTCCTCAACTTAATTATTAAATAAGTGCCTGTTATTAGCAACAATCTGTAATCATTACGAATCGATGTTTGATCTGAATAGCGGCTTTAATATTGCATCTAAATATTGGTTGTTTGTTTTTTCTTCCTTCAAGAAAAAGCCAAACCATTTTTTTATGATTTAACCAGAGTCTTTGTAAAGGGGTATTATGAAAATATTATCTATAACAATTTCAATATTCGTTCTCATTATTCTTACGTCTATCCCTGCAGAAACGCAAGCTAACCAGACAGAATTGCCTACTTCAAATTATAAATTCTTGTGCGGAAGGTACATGATGGGTGACATTATCGTTAATGGAGCTGTGTCACCCAAAATAGACTTAAGCGATGAAAGAACTGCAACAAAGTTAGTTAATATGGCGATTGAATTTGCCAAAAACCAATGTCAAGCTTCAAGTCTTGTATTGATCAGGTTACGACCACGTGATCCAGCGACCTTTACGAATTTAGAAGATGGCTTCCCTCGTTATCTGGCTCAAATCCTAGAATATCCTTCAGATACGGTCAAAGGTCAATACCATATCAAACACAATGAATTGATTATTACGAATTTTCCAAAAGAACTTAAAGACAAGCAGGCCGCCGAGGCCGCCGAGGAGGCACAAAAAAGAAAGTTGGAAGAACAGCGTCTTGCAAAACAACTCAAGGAGGAATTAGCCTATAAAAATAGTGCTGATTTCATTAGTAAAAATAAAATTGAATCTTGGCTTGATTTAGGACCTCTTGCTGCAAATCCTTTTGTTTATGAGGGGAAAATTATAGGGGTAAAAGTTGAATTTACAGAAATGCTGACTGCAACACGTGCTAATTTCAACAACGAAATTATTATTTCAGATATACCAAAAGGCATGTTTACGCAAAAAACGGCAACTGTAATTGCAGGAAAGGTATTAGGAAAAGAACACATCAAGAATCGTTTGGGGGGGAAAACCTCTCTCCCTCATTTACAATTTAAAGACGTTTATTTTTGTAAAAATTGGCACTGTGGAGACTTTCTAATCGAGCCAATAAAAAATTATGAAATATTAAAAGAATCTGAAATTAAAGCAGTACCCGAAGCTAAAGATACTGAAATTCTCGAAAAAATGGAGGCAAATGAATATTATCCCCACAAAAAGGGCTTTATTCGAAAATTTCAATGGGACATAATCTTATCTTCTGGCAAGAAAATAACCAGAGTATATACTCGTACATCAATAGATGGCTTACTAGTGGGAAATCGTTATTGGACCACGCAGATTAGCGACAAAGGGAAAAAATATTATTTTGAAAAGAATAACAAAGAATATGCTTGGGTTGGGTATAAAGTCCCCGGCGAGACAGACATCCGCTCATTTAAATCACCACAACTTTTCCTGCAATTGCCAGTAGAAAACCAATCGCCATGGAAGACCAAACTCACTTACATAAAAGACAACAATAATATGCCAGTTGAGGTGACTTGCAAAATTAAAAAAATAACTGCTTCTATCGCTGTGCCGGCTGGTACCTTTAACGATTGTGTGGAAGTTACTTGTGTTTACTCTAATCCAGCAGACGGCTTAGTGTATAATTCTAAAGCTTACTTTGCAAAAGGCGTTGGGGTTGTGAAAAAAGAACATTTTCAACAAGGTTTCAAGAAGTCCACAGGT
Proteins encoded in this window:
- a CDS encoding site-specific integrase, which produces MKTACGRQGELLGLKWSDIDWETNQVHFHRTFNNNAWYKPKTKSSGRRVDLGPTMITELKKWKLACLPNELNLVFPNNAGNPIHDSSMLRRHFFPALKNAGVGRIRFHDMRHTYASLLLDQGENIKYIQSQLGHSSPSVTLDVYAHLLKPSNPKAASRLENSIFSETGSKMVAEGTSK